The Fervidibacillus albus genome contains a region encoding:
- the truB gene encoding tRNA pseudouridine(55) synthase TruB: MNGILPLWKPSGLSSHDCVVKLRKRLGTKKIGHSGTLDPSVTGVLPIVIGEATKIVQFIQNEKKSYEGTVTIGYSTTTEDADGDIVEQKVIKNPIDREDILRVFQKLTGEITQVPPMYSAVKVDGKRLYEYAREGKTVQRPERKVTIFELLLLDDDDQFDGDPIRINFRVKCSKGTYIRTLAVTIGEMLGYPAHMSNLVRIESASITKAHCLTFDQVEKLVEMGQIEEALLPIETVLDRLPKYEIRDTLATRVKNGAVLKTPESLRTIDEPIAIINSGKIIALYQKHPTKTGFIKPIRVLNRDVDFKQ, translated from the coding sequence ATGAACGGAATTTTACCCCTATGGAAGCCTTCCGGGTTATCTTCCCACGATTGCGTCGTGAAATTACGAAAACGGTTAGGCACGAAAAAAATCGGACATTCAGGAACTTTAGATCCGAGCGTAACCGGTGTATTACCGATCGTCATTGGGGAAGCAACGAAGATCGTGCAATTTATTCAAAATGAAAAGAAAAGTTACGAAGGAACAGTAACGATCGGTTATTCGACAACGACGGAGGATGCCGATGGGGATATTGTAGAACAAAAGGTGATAAAAAATCCGATTGATCGAGAAGACATTTTACGAGTATTTCAAAAATTAACCGGTGAAATTACCCAAGTTCCTCCGATGTATTCGGCTGTAAAGGTAGATGGAAAACGATTATACGAATATGCGAGGGAAGGGAAAACGGTTCAACGTCCGGAAAGGAAAGTGACTATTTTCGAACTTCTTTTATTGGATGATGATGATCAATTCGATGGGGATCCGATTCGTATTAACTTCCGGGTGAAATGTAGCAAAGGAACGTACATTCGCACTTTGGCAGTAACGATCGGTGAAATGTTAGGGTATCCGGCCCATATGTCTAATCTCGTACGAATCGAGTCTGCAAGTATTACGAAAGCACATTGTCTCACCTTTGACCAAGTTGAAAAACTGGTGGAAATGGGGCAGATTGAAGAGGCGTTACTACCGATTGAAACGGTCTTGGATCGATTGCCGAAATACGAAATTCGTGATACGCTAGCTACTAGAGTGAAAAATGGGGCAGTCTTGAAAACACCGGAATCGTTACGTACAATCGACGAACCGATCGCGATCATCAATTCTGGAAAAATCATTGCCCTCTATCAAAAACATCCGACGAAAACCGGATTCATCAAACCGATCCGCGTTTTGAATCGGGATGTCGATTTTAAACAATAG
- the infB gene encoding translation initiation factor IF-2, with the protein MTKIRVYEYAKKNHITSKQVINKLKEMKIEVSNHMTTIDENVIRQLDQAFGINQQKPNRKPKGTPSQQKKGSNQTDSGKSDQRKKDGHMKKTSDGKINTTQKTEKEKNVLKNKEGKKFNHDQRSKDNKAVSRNKKKGKGGQKQKQEKRPVQPMKKEKELPKKITFTESLTVAELAKKLHREPSEIIKKLFMLGVMATINQSLDADAIELIANEYGVEVEEKVQIDIADLEAYITADDKEDLSERPPVVTIMGHVDHGKTTLLDHIRHSKVTQGEAGGITQHIGAYQVEIEGKKITFLDTPGHAAFTTMRARGAKVTDITILVVAADDGVMPQTVEAINHAKAAEVPIIVAVNKIDKPTANPDRVMQELTEYGLIAESWGGDTIFVPISALTGEGVDQLLEMILLVSEVEELKANPNRKAYGTVIEAKLDKGRGSVATLLVQNGVLKVGDPIVVGNTFGRVRAMVNDLGRRVKSAGPSTPVEITGLNEVPQAGDRFVVFDDEKTARQVGEARAQKALQENRNETARVSLDKLFEQMKQGDVKELNIIVKADVQGSVEALSASLQKIDVEGAKVNIIHTGVGAITESDILLATASNAIIIGFNVRPTTNAKRMAESEEVDIRLHRIIYKAIEEIESAMKGMLDPEYEEKVIGQLEVRTTFKVSKVGTIAGCYVTDGKVTRNSGIRLIRDGIVIYEGEIDTLKRYKDDVKEVAQGYECGVTIKNFNDIKEGDTIEAYVMEEITR; encoded by the coding sequence ATGACAAAAATACGCGTATATGAGTACGCTAAGAAGAACCATATTACGAGTAAACAAGTGATCAATAAATTAAAAGAAATGAAAATCGAAGTATCGAATCATATGACAACGATCGATGAAAACGTGATCCGTCAACTCGATCAAGCATTCGGTATCAATCAGCAAAAGCCAAATCGCAAGCCTAAGGGAACCCCTTCGCAGCAAAAAAAGGGATCGAATCAGACGGATAGTGGTAAATCCGATCAAAGAAAAAAGGATGGACATATGAAAAAAACGTCCGACGGAAAAATAAATACGACACAAAAAACAGAAAAGGAAAAAAACGTGCTGAAAAACAAAGAAGGAAAAAAATTCAACCACGATCAACGTTCAAAGGATAATAAAGCCGTTTCCCGAAATAAAAAGAAAGGAAAAGGTGGACAAAAACAGAAACAAGAAAAAAGGCCAGTCCAACCAATGAAAAAGGAAAAAGAACTCCCGAAAAAAATTACATTTACTGAATCATTAACCGTTGCGGAACTTGCCAAAAAGTTACACCGAGAACCTTCTGAAATTATTAAAAAACTATTCATGCTCGGTGTGATGGCAACGATTAACCAGTCGTTAGATGCGGATGCTATCGAATTAATCGCCAACGAATACGGCGTGGAAGTTGAAGAAAAGGTACAAATTGATATCGCTGATTTGGAAGCATATATTACCGCCGATGACAAAGAAGACTTATCTGAACGCCCGCCAGTTGTAACGATCATGGGCCATGTCGACCATGGAAAAACGACCCTTCTTGACCACATTCGCCATTCGAAAGTAACCCAAGGGGAAGCAGGGGGAATTACTCAACATATCGGTGCATATCAAGTGGAAATTGAAGGAAAGAAAATTACCTTTTTAGATACGCCAGGACACGCCGCTTTTACGACGATGCGGGCTCGTGGTGCAAAGGTGACGGATATTACAATTTTAGTTGTCGCCGCTGATGATGGGGTTATGCCGCAAACCGTCGAAGCGATTAACCATGCAAAGGCAGCGGAAGTTCCAATTATCGTAGCGGTGAATAAAATCGACAAACCGACGGCTAATCCGGATCGGGTTATGCAAGAGTTGACCGAATACGGACTCATTGCCGAAAGTTGGGGGGGCGATACGATCTTCGTTCCGATTTCCGCATTAACGGGTGAAGGTGTCGATCAACTGTTGGAAATGATATTGCTCGTTAGTGAAGTGGAAGAACTGAAGGCAAATCCGAATCGAAAAGCGTACGGAACAGTGATTGAAGCAAAATTGGATAAGGGAAGAGGCTCTGTCGCTACGCTGCTCGTTCAAAACGGAGTGTTGAAAGTCGGCGACCCAATCGTTGTCGGAAATACATTTGGGCGCGTTCGGGCGATGGTAAACGATTTAGGACGGCGTGTGAAATCGGCTGGACCTTCCACACCGGTGGAAATTACCGGATTGAATGAAGTACCGCAGGCGGGTGATCGTTTTGTCGTATTCGACGATGAAAAAACCGCACGACAAGTTGGGGAAGCACGAGCTCAAAAAGCGTTACAAGAAAATCGAAATGAAACGGCCCGCGTAAGTCTCGATAAGTTGTTTGAACAGATGAAACAGGGAGACGTTAAGGAATTAAACATTATCGTCAAAGCGGACGTGCAAGGATCTGTCGAAGCCCTCAGCGCTTCCTTACAAAAAATCGACGTAGAAGGTGCGAAAGTAAATATTATTCATACGGGAGTCGGTGCAATTACCGAATCTGATATATTATTAGCAACTGCATCGAATGCGATTATTATCGGTTTTAACGTTCGCCCGACGACGAACGCAAAACGGATGGCTGAGTCGGAAGAAGTCGATATTCGTTTACATCGAATTATATATAAGGCGATTGAAGAAATTGAATCCGCGATGAAAGGGATGTTAGATCCTGAATATGAAGAAAAAGTGATCGGACAATTGGAAGTTCGAACCACTTTCAAAGTATCCAAAGTCGGAACGATCGCCGGATGTTACGTTACGGATGGGAAAGTAACGAGAAACAGTGGCATCCGACTCATTCGTGATGGCATCGTCATCTACGAGGGAGAAATCGATACGCTTAAACGTTACAAGGATGATGTGAAGGAAGTAGCCCAAGGTTACGAATGTGGTGTAACGATTAAAAACTTCAACGATATTAAAGAAGGAGATACGATCGAAGCTTACGTAATGGAGGAAATTACGCGATAA
- the ribF gene encoding riboflavin biosynthesis protein RibF, translating into MKVIILTEEKKNTLEDLPPLSLAIGYFDGVHIGHRKVIETAKDEAKKRGLCSGVMTFDPSPKAVLGNPEEVKYITLLKDKIEILETLHIEYFIVVPFTKKFSNLSPEQFIDDYIIQSNVKHLVAGFDFTYGKYGKGTMQTIEKYRKNQFSYTVIEKMEKSGEKISSTSIRQFIKQGDVQTVPEWLGRHYQISGTVVHGEKRGRKIGFPTANIDVDQRYVLPKDGVYAVRIFAKGRWISGVCNIGKKPTFHEDRNKRWIEVHLLNYQGDLYGEKVLIKWYLRIREERKFASVDELVDQIKQDKKRTIEYFESLPSTP; encoded by the coding sequence GTGAAAGTCATCATTTTGACGGAAGAGAAAAAAAACACCTTAGAAGATTTACCTCCCCTTTCCCTTGCCATCGGCTACTTCGATGGAGTTCATATCGGTCATCGGAAAGTGATTGAAACTGCCAAGGATGAGGCGAAAAAAAGGGGATTATGTAGTGGGGTGATGACCTTTGATCCTTCTCCTAAAGCCGTTTTAGGAAATCCGGAGGAAGTAAAATATATTACGCTTTTAAAGGACAAAATTGAAATATTGGAAACGTTACATATCGAATACTTCATCGTCGTTCCTTTTACAAAGAAATTTTCCAATCTGAGCCCGGAACAGTTTATCGATGACTATATTATTCAGTCTAATGTAAAACATCTCGTTGCAGGTTTCGATTTTACTTATGGAAAATACGGAAAGGGAACGATGCAGACGATCGAAAAGTATAGGAAAAATCAATTTTCTTACACCGTCATCGAAAAAATGGAAAAAAGTGGCGAAAAAATTAGTTCCACATCCATCCGTCAATTCATCAAACAGGGAGATGTTCAAACGGTACCGGAATGGTTAGGCAGGCATTATCAAATATCCGGCACGGTCGTACACGGTGAAAAACGTGGAAGAAAGATCGGTTTTCCTACAGCAAACATCGATGTGGATCAACGTTACGTGTTGCCGAAAGACGGTGTATATGCGGTACGTATTTTTGCAAAGGGCCGATGGATTTCCGGTGTTTGTAATATCGGGAAGAAACCAACGTTTCACGAAGATCGAAACAAAAGATGGATCGAAGTACATTTATTGAACTATCAAGGGGATCTTTACGGGGAAAAGGTGCTAATCAAATGGTATTTGAGAATTCGGGAAGAACGGAAATTCGCCTCCGTTGACGAATTAGTTGACCAAATTAAACAGGATAAAAAACGGACAATCGAATATTTCGAATCTCTTCCTTCTACGCCATAA
- the rbfA gene encoding 30S ribosome-binding factor RbfA, protein MNIRAKQVGEQMKKELSDIISRKIKDPRIGFVTVTDVEVSGDLQQAKVYISVLGGEAERENTLIGLAKAKGFIRSEIGRRIRLRKTPEIFFEFDESIDYGNRIETLLHDINKEKRNEEN, encoded by the coding sequence TTGAATATACGAGCAAAGCAAGTTGGAGAACAGATGAAAAAAGAACTGAGCGATATCATCAGCCGGAAAATAAAGGATCCGAGAATCGGCTTTGTTACAGTAACCGATGTGGAAGTAAGCGGAGACTTGCAACAGGCAAAGGTATATATTTCCGTCCTCGGTGGAGAAGCGGAAAGGGAAAATACGTTAATCGGTCTCGCAAAGGCTAAGGGATTTATCCGCTCGGAAATCGGTAGACGAATCCGTTTAAGGAAAACGCCGGAAATCTTTTTCGAATTTGACGAATCGATTGATTACGGAAACCGAATCGAAACACTCCTTCATGACATAAATAAAGAAAAACGAAACGAGGAAAATTAA
- the rpsO gene encoding 30S ribosomal protein S15, translating to MALTQERKNEIIEQFKTHENDTGSPEVQIAILTEQINTLNEHLKVHKKDHHSRRGLYKMVGKRRNLLAYLRNKDVQRYRELINKLGLRR from the coding sequence ATGGCATTGACACAAGAACGTAAAAATGAAATCATTGAACAATTTAAAACGCATGAAAACGATACGGGTTCACCGGAAGTACAAATTGCGATTTTAACAGAACAGATCAATACGTTGAATGAACATTTGAAAGTTCATAAAAAAGACCACCATTCCCGTCGCGGGCTATATAAAATGGTTGGTAAACGCCGTAACTTGTTAGCATATTTACGTAATAAAGATGTTCAACGTTACCGTGAATTAATTAACAAGCTTGGCTTACGCCGATAA
- a CDS encoding DUF503 domain-containing protein produces MILSAEIECHFYYCQSLKDKRAILQRIFTRIENKFNFAVAEIDYQNQWQRSKIALVTVSSSKEVAEREYEKVLQMIDSFPEIERTNVVIEWL; encoded by the coding sequence ATGATACTTTCTGCTGAGATCGAGTGTCATTTCTACTATTGCCAATCGTTAAAGGATAAACGGGCCATATTACAACGGATTTTCACTCGAATCGAAAACAAGTTTAATTTTGCTGTGGCTGAAATCGACTACCAAAATCAATGGCAACGGTCAAAAATTGCACTCGTGACCGTATCTTCTTCGAAAGAAGTGGCAGAAAGGGAATATGAAAAAGTGTTACAAATGATCGACTCTTTTCCAGAAATCGAACGGACGAATGTAGTAATTGAGTGGTTGTAA